Below is a window of Planococcus rifietoensis DNA.
CTCGCCGCTTTGTCGGCAGGGAGCGGCCGGCTGAAATAATAGCCTTGACCGATGACTTCATATTGCCGCATCAAGGTCACTTGCTCGAGTGTCTCGAGCCCTTCGACGACTACGTCCGCCCCCAGGTTTTTCCCAAGTTCGATAATGGTCGCCAAGATCGCCATGCTGCGGTCGCTGCCGAGCACTTCGTCAACCAATGACTTATCGATCTTCAAAGTGTCGATCTGAATGTTCTTGACCGCATTGAGCGATGAATATCCCGTACCGAAATCATCAATCGCCAGCTTGACGCCGAGCGCTTGCAGCTCCTCGACCAATGCGGCGGCGGTGTCGAGGTCGATCATGACGCTTTCGGTGATTTCAATTTCCACGCATTCGGCAGGCACGTTGGTTGCGATTAAAATGCGTGCCACTTTCTCGGCAAACTCCGGATCGAGAAATTGCTTGGCCGAGACATTGACCGACACATGGACATCTGGCCGGCCTTCACGGCGCCATGCACTCAATTGCTGGCAGGCTTCACGCAGTACCCATTCACCGATTGAATGGATCGCGCCGCATTCTTCAGCGACCGGGATGAATTCAGATGGCGGAACCGCGCCCAGTGCTGAATTCCAGCGCAGCAAGGCCTCAAAGCCGATGACTTGTCCGTTCATCAATTCGACTTGTGGCTGATAATGAACCGAAAACTCCCCGTTCACCAAAGCCTGCTGCAGCGCCGACGTTATTTCCTGCTTGCGGATCGAGCTGTCCAAAAGATCCGGGGAAAAGAATTCATAGCTCTCTTTGCCGGCGCTTTTCGCCATGAACAGCGCCAGGTCCGCTTGCTTGATCAAACTCTCCTCGTTCAGCTCCTTAATTTTTTGGCAGCTGATGCCGAGGCTGATGCCAGAAGCCACCGACCGTTCCCCGATCTGTATCGGCTCTTCCATGATTAGCAAAATGTTTTGGCAAAGCCGCTCAAGATACGGCTTTTTTGCATTCGGCACTGCAAAGACAAATTCGTCCCCGCCAAGCCTGGCAAGCGAAATGGTTGCGGGCAGCACCGATTTCAAGCGCTCAACGACTTTTTTCAGGAACTGGTCACCCCCGTCATGGCCGATCAATTCATTGATTGACTTAAAATCATCAAAATCGAGAAGCACCACGCCGATCGACTCCACTTTGCCGTCTGATGAATCCATCAACTCCCGGAAATGTGCAAAAAACCAATGGCGGTTCGGAACACCTGTCAACTGATCGGTATACGCGAGCGTGCGGAATCGGCTTTCGCTCGCTTTCACTTGCTGCAGCAGCCCGTTCTCAGTTTCCAGCGCATGCAAATCGACGAGTGCCAGATTCGCTGCAGACAATAGCAGCAAGGCAACAATCGAAGCGACAAAAACAGCCATCGTGATAGCCCCCATGCCATTAGCTGTCGCTTCCGGAAGAGCCATATTGGAATAGAAGGTTTTTGTTGAAGTGTAATAAAGCAAAGTGAGCACGAATCCTAAAATGGTGGCGTTCTTAAACCGCTGTTTCTCAGTCACTTGCGTCGCATTGGTCTTCATTACGAAGCGGAAGCTGAAGTAGCTTATTCCCAGTACCGTGATTGCCGATAATACATAATAGCCTGGCGAAATCGCTGAAAACCGGACGTTCAATACGCCTGATAACCCAAGAAAATGGACTGCTTTCATAAAAAATGCCGTGACAAGAACCCGTTTTGCCATATCACTGCGGTTGT
It encodes the following:
- a CDS encoding EAL domain-containing protein — its product is MAMFPHISLIFLSIIVSIATSYTVLILIEYVSKRKKAINSRSNLLAVLALGSGFFGIQVIGILTFMAEYQFTPRYWLLALALFTACALAVYVLKILPKNINNRSDMAKRVLVTAFFMKAVHFLGLSGVLNVRFSAISPGYYVLSAITVLGISYFSFRFVMKTNATQVTEKQRFKNATILGFVLTLLYYTSTKTFYSNMALPEATANGMGAITMAVFVASIVALLLLSAANLALVDLHALETENGLLQQVKASESRFRTLAYTDQLTGVPNRHWFFAHFRELMDSSDGKVESIGVVLLDFDDFKSINELIGHDGGDQFLKKVVERLKSVLPATISLARLGGDEFVFAVPNAKKPYLERLCQNILLIMEEPIQIGERSVASGISLGISCQKIKELNEESLIKQADLALFMAKSAGKESYEFFSPDLLDSSIRKQEITSALQQALVNGEFSVHYQPQVELMNGQVIGFEALLRWNSALGAVPPSEFIPVAEECGAIHSIGEWVLREACQQLSAWRREGRPDVHVSVNVSAKQFLDPEFAEKVARILIATNVPAECVEIEITESVMIDLDTAAALVEELQALGVKLAIDDFGTGYSSLNAVKNIQIDTLKIDKSLVDEVLGSDRSMAILATIIELGKNLGADVVVEGLETLEQVTLMRQYEVIGQGYYFSRPLPADKAARVWNKYLEQPDGMFHAPILY